A stretch of the Massilia sp. W12 genome encodes the following:
- a CDS encoding septal ring lytic transglycosylase RlpA family protein: MRNPSRPGLLAAAVLCAYLSACSTSSQRLPAPETKPRAPAADPVKAERPLPQLPPANSGRGGYYQDDGPGDNPPPGLYELPDAEPVIEAPSRTGNKPYKVFGRTYTPISDDRPYVQRGVGSWYGRKFHGQRTSSGEPYDMYKMTAAHPLLPIPSYARVTNLVNGKQVVVRVNDRGPFHANRVIDLSYTAALKLGLLGKGSHEVEIERILPEEIARQQERKKNGQTNAALAVAGATGERLLRMRDEDARIIRELDREWRSQVLPPPVAAADSESAIKPELALLRIEHNLEPGAAAQQHNGSGFYLQLGAFSQADNAEAERAKIARDALLPGLAVIQSGKMYRLFSGPFASRELAMQAAQAGNLRALVVQR; this comes from the coding sequence ATGCGAAATCCATCCCGTCCGGGCTTATTGGCGGCTGCCGTATTGTGCGCATACTTGAGCGCTTGCAGCACCAGCAGCCAGCGTTTGCCTGCCCCGGAGACAAAGCCGCGCGCGCCGGCGGCTGATCCGGTAAAAGCTGAGCGGCCCTTGCCGCAACTGCCGCCTGCCAATTCCGGGCGCGGCGGCTATTATCAGGATGACGGCCCGGGCGATAATCCGCCGCCCGGCTTGTATGAATTGCCGGATGCGGAACCGGTGATCGAAGCGCCTTCGCGCACCGGCAATAAACCCTATAAAGTGTTTGGCCGCACCTATACCCCGATCAGCGATGACAGACCGTATGTGCAGCGCGGCGTGGGCAGCTGGTATGGGCGCAAATTCCACGGCCAGCGCACCTCCTCGGGTGAACCTTACGATATGTACAAAATGACGGCAGCGCATCCGCTGTTGCCGATTCCCTCCTATGCCCGCGTCACCAATCTGGTGAATGGCAAGCAAGTGGTGGTGCGCGTAAATGATCGCGGCCCTTTCCACGCCAACCGCGTGATTGATCTGTCTTATACCGCTGCGCTCAAGCTGGGTTTGCTGGGCAAGGGCAGCCATGAAGTTGAGATCGAGCGCATCCTGCCGGAAGAAATCGCGCGCCAGCAAGAGCGCAAGAAAAACGGCCAGACCAATGCCGCCCTGGCCGTCGCCGGCGCCACCGGCGAACGTCTGTTGCGTATGCGTGACGAAGATGCGCGCATCATCCGCGAACTTGACCGCGAATGGCGCAGCCAGGTATTGCCGCCGCCAGTTGCCGCCGCCGACAGCGAGAGCGCGATCAAGCCGGAATTGGCTTTGTTGCGCATCGAACACAATCTGGAGCCGGGCGCTGCCGCACAGCAGCACAACGGCAGCGGTTTCTATTTGCAATTGGGCGCGTTTTCACAAGCGGACAATGCGGAAGCCGAGCGCGCCAAGATTGCGCGCGACGCCCTGTTGCCGGGGCTGGCGGTGATTCAATCGGGCAAGATGTACCGCCTTTTCAGCGGGCCTTTCGCCAGCCGTGAATTGGCGATGCAGGCGGCCCAGGCCGGCAATCTGCGCGCCCTGGTGGTGCAGCGCTGA
- the rodA gene encoding rod shape-determining protein RodA has translation MNPQISLWQRVRPWLMVFDGPLLFLMLLLSGVGMLTLYSAGHDFAGRFEDQLRNLLVAFAVMWVVAMAPPQTLMRLAVPIYTFGLALLIAVAMFGLIKKGARRWINVGIVIQPSEIMKIAMPLMLAWFFQKREGALTWKEFCISGIILAIPVIFILKQPDLGTALLVLAAGFYVIFLAGLSWKVLLGLFLTTAASLPVIWANLHDYQRERVMTLIDPTSDPLGKGFHIIQSTIAIGSGGVMGKGWLKGTQAHLEFIPERTTDFIFAVYAEEFGLIGILLLILLYLLLLVRGMMIAANAPSVFTRLLAGSITLIFFTYAFINMGMVSGILPVVGVPLPFMSYGGTALVTLGLGSGILMSIQRHRNLVQS, from the coding sequence ATGAATCCCCAGATTTCCCTGTGGCAAAGAGTTCGCCCCTGGCTGATGGTGTTTGACGGCCCGCTGTTGTTTTTAATGTTGCTGCTCTCCGGCGTGGGCATGCTGACGCTGTATTCCGCCGGCCATGATTTTGCCGGCCGCTTTGAAGACCAATTGCGCAATCTGCTGGTGGCGTTTGCTGTCATGTGGGTGGTGGCGATGGCGCCGCCGCAAACCCTGATGCGGCTGGCCGTGCCGATTTACACCTTTGGATTGGCGTTATTGATTGCGGTTGCAATGTTCGGCTTGATCAAAAAAGGCGCGCGCCGCTGGATCAATGTCGGGATTGTGATTCAACCCTCGGAAATCATGAAAATCGCCATGCCCTTGATGTTGGCCTGGTTTTTTCAAAAGCGGGAAGGGGCGTTGACTTGGAAAGAATTTTGTATTTCAGGAATCATTTTGGCTATTCCTGTTATCTTTATTCTTAAACAACCTGACTTGGGAACTGCACTTTTGGTGTTAGCCGCTGGCTTTTATGTTATCTTTCTTGCCGGTTTGTCATGGAAAGTGTTGTTGGGACTGTTTTTGACCACAGCCGCCAGCTTGCCCGTTATCTGGGCCAATCTGCATGATTACCAGCGCGAACGAGTCATGACGCTGATCGACCCGACCTCCGATCCGCTCGGCAAGGGCTTTCATATCATCCAGTCCACGATTGCCATCGGCTCAGGCGGGGTGATGGGAAAAGGGTGGTTGAAGGGAACTCAGGCGCATCTGGAATTTATCCCGGAGCGCACCACTGACTTTATTTTCGCGGTGTATGCCGAAGAATTCGGTTTGATCGGGATTTTGCTGTTGATCTTACTGTATCTGCTGCTGTTGGTGCGCGGCATGATGATCGCGGCGAATGCGCCCAGCGTGTTTACGCGCTTGCTGGCCGGCTCGATCACACTGATTTTCTTCACCTATGCGTTTATTAATATGGGGATGGTGAGCGGCATTTTGCCGGTGGTCGGCGTCCCCCTGCCTTTCATGAGTTATGGCGGCACTGCCCTGGTGACACTGGGTTTGGGCAGCGGCATTTTGATGAGTATTCAGCGTCACCGCAATCTGGTCCAGAGTTGA
- a CDS encoding GNAT family N-acetyltransferase, whose amino-acid sequence MVIPTEIATPRLILRMAQFSDPVPLFADYCGDADCAKYLMRGRHLSIEQTEKFLANWCDAAWRDPGKSFAWVIAENVGNTPIGVFVLMQEGEFLEFHFGISKKYWGWGLVLEAGQAVVNWLIAHKAMRAVQTICDVENVQSWRVLEKLGFRREEGQFQFVVMPELGAEPRRCFVYRMHQSLKQHE is encoded by the coding sequence ATGGTTATCCCTACGGAAATTGCGACACCTAGGTTGATCCTGCGAATGGCGCAATTCAGCGATCCAGTACCGCTGTTTGCGGACTATTGTGGCGACGCCGATTGCGCGAAATACTTGATGCGCGGTCGCCATCTTTCTATCGAGCAAACCGAAAAATTTCTGGCGAATTGGTGTGATGCTGCATGGCGCGACCCTGGTAAATCCTTCGCCTGGGTGATTGCGGAAAATGTCGGCAATACTCCGATTGGCGTGTTTGTTTTAATGCAGGAAGGCGAATTTCTGGAGTTTCATTTCGGCATTAGCAAGAAGTACTGGGGCTGGGGCTTGGTGCTGGAAGCCGGGCAAGCTGTTGTCAATTGGCTCATCGCGCACAAGGCGATGCGGGCAGTGCAAACGATTTGCGATGTTGAGAATGTGCAATCCTGGCGGGTGCTTGAAAAACTGGGGTTTCGCCGGGAGGAAGGGCAGTTTCAGTTTGTTGTGATGCCGGAATTGGGGGCGGAGCCCAGGCGGTGTTTTGTGTATCGTATGCATCAGTCTTTAAAGCAGCATGAGTGA
- a CDS encoding PEP-CTERM sorting domain-containing protein: MKKLALVFALAAACNAHAATNLLVNGSFEDSLQNNGSWNVYQTLPGWTGAPNIELRNNVAGKAYDGNNFVELDTHYNSSMFQDVQTRNGQKYQLSFFWSARPNTGDTNDIDVFWNGQRLSHLAGSNNTANHQWQEFKFTVTGGANPLSRLSFSAVGRNDSYGGSLDKVNLFTASAAPVPEASTYAMLLGGIALLGLFGRRRNKQCA, translated from the coding sequence ATGAAAAAACTCGCTCTCGTATTCGCCCTCGCCGCCGCTTGCAATGCGCACGCCGCCACCAATCTGCTGGTCAACGGCAGCTTTGAAGACAGCCTGCAAAACAATGGTTCCTGGAATGTTTATCAGACTTTACCGGGCTGGACTGGCGCGCCGAATATCGAACTGCGTAACAATGTGGCCGGTAAAGCATACGACGGCAATAATTTTGTCGAGCTGGACACGCATTACAACAGCAGTATGTTCCAGGACGTGCAAACCCGCAACGGGCAAAAATATCAACTCTCTTTCTTCTGGTCGGCGCGCCCGAATACCGGCGACACCAATGATATTGATGTGTTCTGGAATGGCCAGCGCTTAAGCCATCTGGCGGGCAGCAACAATACTGCGAATCATCAGTGGCAGGAATTCAAATTCACCGTGACCGGTGGCGCCAATCCGCTTTCGCGCTTGAGTTTCTCCGCTGTCGGTCGCAATGACAGCTACGGTGGTTCGCTCGACAAGGTGAATTTGTTCACCGCTTCTGCCGCGCCGGTGCCGGAAGCGTCCACTTACGCCATGTTGCTGGGCGGGATCGCGCTGCTGGGCTTATTTGGCCGCCGCCGCAACAAACAATGTGCGTAA
- a CDS encoding DUF2298 domain-containing protein: protein MQQIHLLLSLGLLWLHLFALRLLLQPVFLPAVARAGGVLLLTAGFFFIEHFSGLGRLQWLLPLSTLAAALYIWRKRADWPAAWADEAVFGLCCAWGLLWKWLFPAIYPTSERVTDLYFITNYYDGVRLPAPDYWLAGYRFDFYYSFQHYGAALLGRWFGWEPAYAYNIAFVLLLGLGLSLAAGFVLRLLPQRKWGALLLLAALALGGTGATPFVRLIVQPSEQTAPLNRANDEMWAGVRFIGSYDMRANTEFGKRWFMPASQADLPSPDFQVRDLPMEVFGYHYYMGDYHPPLGGFFLLFLAMLLMLQIEQAAGTALRWQYALLAATAPLMLITNAWVVPLHGLLLAAWAGWRIWRKQGLDWAALFGGGLLAGLAIYPYLTHFSAYPPQTAIRLTQAVDHTPLPNFLLQMWPMLILFPLAWLQRRRLPVATLFALCFGAMLLAGEFLFVDDASADRFERTNTTMKWWGYMWSGGLLACGALALGAQQRWQRYLCAAVLAVLCSQAFFTAQYFVHGGRTYAGKLGGTEWMTGDQAVGDMVRWLRQAPRGVVMESWQGDAYTNQGLYALFARQQALLVWPHHISVWRNGAPGNWLRSKQMRELYEGQLPDPLAFLRQNQVRYLVWSRYEANNPNWETIHQAISAEYDWRPFQEDEGRKLGLWLRREAAAGNMADPAYR, encoded by the coding sequence ATGCAACAAATCCATCTGCTGCTCAGCCTGGGCTTGCTCTGGCTGCATTTGTTTGCGCTGCGTCTTTTGTTGCAGCCTGTCTTTTTGCCCGCAGTGGCGCGCGCCGGCGGCGTGTTGCTGCTGACTGCCGGCTTTTTCTTTATTGAGCATTTTTCCGGCTTAGGCCGCTTGCAATGGCTGTTGCCGCTTTCCACGCTGGCAGCGGCCTTATATATCTGGCGCAAGCGTGCGGATTGGCCGGCGGCTTGGGCCGATGAGGCGGTGTTCGGTCTGTGCTGCGCCTGGGGCTTGTTGTGGAAATGGCTGTTTCCGGCGATTTACCCGACTTCGGAGCGGGTGACAGATCTGTATTTCATCACTAATTATTATGACGGCGTGCGCCTGCCGGCGCCGGATTATTGGCTGGCCGGCTATCGTTTCGATTTCTATTATTCCTTCCAGCATTACGGCGCCGCGCTGCTGGGGCGCTGGTTTGGCTGGGAGCCGGCATATGCCTACAACATCGCGTTTGTGCTCTTGCTGGGACTTGGCTTGTCGCTGGCGGCGGGCTTTGTGCTGCGCCTTTTGCCGCAACGCAAATGGGGCGCGCTGTTGCTGTTGGCTGCGCTGGCGTTGGGCGGCACTGGCGCCACGCCATTTGTGCGCTTGATTGTGCAACCGTCTGAGCAGACGGCGCCCTTGAACCGCGCCAATGATGAAATGTGGGCCGGGGTGCGTTTCATCGGCTCCTACGATATGCGCGCCAATACCGAATTCGGCAAACGCTGGTTTATGCCGGCCTCGCAAGCGGATTTGCCCAGCCCGGATTTTCAGGTGCGCGATTTGCCGATGGAAGTATTCGGCTATCACTACTATATGGGCGATTATCACCCGCCGCTGGGCGGCTTCTTCCTGCTGTTTTTAGCCATGCTGTTGATGTTGCAGATTGAGCAGGCGGCGGGGACTGCGCTGCGCTGGCAATATGCTTTGCTGGCGGCGACTGCGCCGCTGATGTTGATCACCAATGCCTGGGTGGTTCCGCTGCATGGCTTGTTGCTGGCGGCCTGGGCCGGCTGGCGTATCTGGCGCAAGCAGGGGCTGGATTGGGCGGCCTTGTTTGGCGGTGGCTTGCTGGCTGGCCTGGCGATTTATCCGTATTTGACGCATTTTTCGGCTTATCCGCCGCAGACCGCAATCCGGCTCACGCAGGCGGTGGATCATACGCCGCTGCCGAATTTCCTCTTGCAAATGTGGCCGATGTTGATTTTGTTTCCCCTGGCCTGGTTGCAGCGCCGCCGCCTGCCTGTCGCCACTCTGTTTGCGCTGTGTTTTGGCGCGATGTTGCTGGCCGGCGAATTTTTATTTGTGGATGACGCCAGCGCCGACCGCTTTGAGCGCACCAACACCACGATGAAATGGTGGGGTTATATGTGGAGCGGCGGCTTGCTGGCTTGCGGCGCGCTGGCGCTGGGGGCGCAGCAGCGCTGGCAGCGTTATCTGTGCGCCGCCGTGCTGGCCGTGCTGTGTTCACAGGCGTTTTTCACGGCGCAATATTTTGTGCACGGTGGCCGCACCTATGCCGGCAAGCTGGGCGGAACCGAGTGGATGACCGGGGATCAGGCGGTGGGCGATATGGTGCGCTGGCTGCGTCAGGCGCCGCGCGGGGTGGTGATGGAAAGCTGGCAGGGCGATGCCTACACCAATCAGGGTTTGTATGCGCTGTTTGCGCGCCAGCAAGCTTTGCTGGTGTGGCCGCATCATATCAGCGTGTGGCGCAATGGCGCGCCGGGCAATTGGCTGCGCTCCAAGCAGATGCGTGAGTTGTATGAGGGGCAATTGCCTGATCCCTTGGCGTTTCTGCGGCAAAACCAGGTGCGCTATCTGGTCTGGAGCCGCTATGAGGCGAATAATCCGAATTGGGAGACGATTCACCAGGCCATCAGTGCGGAATATGATTGGCGCCCATTCCAGGAGGATGAGGGGCGCAAGCTGGGCTTGTGGCTGCGGCGTGAAGCAGCAGCGGGAAATATGGCAGATCCTGCGTATCGCTGA
- a CDS encoding TatD family hydrolase: protein MFKPTALIDIGANLTNYRFQADLDQVLARAREAKVEHIVITGTSERASRDALALAQKHPGFMTCTAGVHPHDAKHWSGRTAASIAQLAEQPQVVAIGECGLDYNRMFSSERQQLNCFEAQLQLAVRVGKPVFLHERDAHDPFFSLLKQYRPKLKGAVVHCFTGNTAQMREYLNLDCHIGITGWVCDERRGDDLRKAVRLLPRDRVMIETDAPFLLPRTLHPRPEDNRNEPQYLSAVLETLAKVMRVPATQLEAQLRLNTLRFFSLQNVLPEQIEGMDRLPDPAPQDATVSAPPPPVEKPRIYDIEDDLEFNGGQQ from the coding sequence ATGTTCAAGCCAACTGCGCTGATCGACATCGGCGCCAATTTGACGAATTACCGTTTTCAAGCCGATCTCGATCAAGTGCTGGCGCGGGCGCGCGAAGCCAAGGTCGAACATATCGTGATCACCGGCACGTCGGAGCGCGCCAGCCGTGACGCGCTGGCGCTGGCGCAAAAACATCCCGGTTTCATGACTTGCACCGCCGGCGTGCATCCGCATGATGCGAAACACTGGAGTGGCCGCACCGCCGCTTCAATCGCCCAATTGGCTGAGCAGCCGCAGGTGGTGGCGATTGGCGAATGCGGGCTGGACTATAACCGCATGTTTTCTTCTGAACGTCAGCAATTGAATTGCTTTGAAGCGCAATTGCAATTGGCGGTGCGGGTCGGCAAGCCGGTTTTTCTGCACGAGCGCGATGCGCACGACCCCTTTTTCTCCCTCTTAAAACAATACCGGCCCAAGCTCAAGGGCGCGGTGGTGCATTGTTTCACCGGCAACACCGCGCAAATGCGCGAATATCTGAATCTGGATTGCCATATCGGCATCACTGGCTGGGTGTGCGATGAGCGGCGCGGCGATGATTTGCGCAAAGCCGTGCGCCTCTTGCCGCGTGACAGGGTGATGATTGAAACCGATGCGCCTTTCCTGCTGCCGCGCACGCTGCATCCGCGCCCGGAAGATAATCGCAACGAGCCGCAATATCTGTCTGCCGTGCTGGAAACCCTGGCCAAGGTGATGCGGGTGCCGGCTACCCAGCTGGAAGCGCAATTGCGTTTGAACACGCTGCGCTTTTTCAGTTTGCAAAATGTATTGCCGGAGCAGATTGAAGGCATGGACCGCCTGCCCGATCCGGCCCCGCAGGATGCAACGGTGAGCGCGCCGCCGCCGCCAGTCGAAAAGCCGCGTATTTACGATATCGAAGATGATCTCGAATTCAATGGCGGACAACAGTAA
- the pepF gene encoding oligoendopeptidase F: MLKKTLLATVLALTLPLAFAAVENENDRWKLSDIYADRAAWQADIGKLDAQIKEFKQCQGQLGKSVASLKKCLQQYTDIAKRNIRINSYSQQLLDQDTGEASSMEMTQLGEAVSSRADEALSFVRPEILKIGAARMQKLIAQDKELLQYRHALDQILRAAPHTLDQKGEQLIAAFGPIVNSAGAAYSIFSNADMPWPKVKLSNGEEVTIDQSAYTKYRAENKRADRKLVFDAFWGKWKEFERTFGVTFYEMLKKDSVMAKVRNHPDSLTDALFANRLPVAVYDQLITQVNQNLPTLHRYFKLRAKLLGVTDLGYHDIYPALLDTKIEYPIEMGKKLMIESARPLGADYVAGMQKGLQDRWMDVYPRPRKRSGAYMNGAVYDVHPFVLMNYNNDYESVSTLAHEWGHAMHSWLANRSQTFINADYPIFTAEIASTTNEGLLLDYMLKQAKSDDERLLYLGSSLENFRGTFFRQAMFADFERTVHARADKGEALTGAELSKIYLDLLRRYHGEKEGVMKIDEKYGIEWAYIPHFYNRFYVFQYATSISAGTMFADQILSGKPGAVERYLGILKAGGSQYPYELVKGAGVDLASPAPYQAVVKRMNAIMDEMETILARRAKK; encoded by the coding sequence ATGTTAAAAAAAACTTTGCTCGCCACCGTGCTGGCCCTGACCCTGCCGCTTGCCTTTGCTGCTGTCGAAAATGAAAACGACCGTTGGAAATTGTCTGATATCTATGCGGATCGCGCTGCCTGGCAGGCCGATATCGGCAAGCTTGACGCCCAGATCAAGGAATTTAAGCAATGCCAGGGACAGTTGGGCAAGTCGGTGGCAAGTTTGAAGAAATGTCTGCAGCAATATACCGATATCGCCAAGCGCAATATCCGCATCAACAGCTATTCCCAGCAATTGCTGGATCAGGATACCGGCGAAGCCAGTTCGATGGAAATGACGCAGCTGGGCGAAGCGGTGTCCAGCCGCGCTGATGAAGCCTTGTCTTTTGTGCGTCCCGAAATTTTGAAAATCGGCGCCGCGCGCATGCAAAAATTGATTGCGCAAGATAAAGAATTGCTGCAATACCGCCACGCGCTGGATCAGATTTTGCGCGCTGCGCCGCATACCCTGGATCAAAAAGGCGAACAATTGATCGCCGCTTTCGGCCCCATCGTCAACAGTGCGGGCGCGGCTTACAGTATTTTCTCCAACGCTGACATGCCCTGGCCCAAGGTGAAATTGAGCAATGGCGAGGAAGTCACGATTGATCAATCGGCTTACACCAAGTACCGCGCCGAAAATAAGCGCGCTGACCGCAAGCTGGTGTTTGATGCTTTCTGGGGCAAGTGGAAAGAATTTGAGCGCACTTTCGGCGTGACTTTCTATGAGATGCTGAAAAAAGACAGCGTCATGGCCAAGGTGCGCAATCATCCCGATTCTCTCACCGATGCGCTGTTTGCAAACAGGCTGCCGGTGGCGGTGTACGATCAATTGATTACGCAAGTCAATCAAAACCTGCCAACCCTGCACCGTTATTTCAAATTGCGCGCCAAATTGCTCGGCGTGACAGACCTGGGTTATCACGATATCTATCCGGCGTTGCTCGACACCAAGATTGAATACCCGATTGAAATGGGCAAAAAGCTGATGATCGAATCAGCCCGCCCGCTCGGTGCGGACTATGTGGCCGGTATGCAAAAAGGTTTGCAAGATCGCTGGATGGATGTCTATCCGCGTCCGCGCAAGCGTTCCGGCGCATATATGAATGGCGCGGTGTATGACGTGCACCCCTTCGTGCTGATGAATTACAACAATGACTATGAATCGGTTTCGACCCTGGCGCATGAATGGGGGCATGCGATGCATTCCTGGCTGGCCAACCGCAGCCAGACTTTCATCAATGCTGATTATCCGATTTTCACTGCTGAAATCGCCTCCACTACCAATGAAGGCTTGTTGCTCGACTATATGTTGAAGCAGGCCAAGAGTGATGATGAGCGCCTGTTGTATCTCGGCTCTTCGCTGGAAAACTTCCGTGGCACTTTCTTCCGTCAAGCCATGTTTGCCGATTTTGAGCGCACCGTGCATGCGCGCGCTGACAAGGGCGAGGCGTTGACCGGGGCGGAATTGTCGAAAATCTATCTCGATCTGCTGCGCCGCTATCACGGTGAAAAAGAAGGCGTGATGAAAATCGATGAGAAATATGGCATCGAATGGGCTTACATCCCGCACTTCTACAACCGTTTTTATGTGTTCCAATACGCCACCTCGATTTCCGCCGGAACCATGTTTGCCGATCAGATTTTGAGCGGCAAACCGGGCGCGGTCGAGCGTTACCTGGGCATTTTGAAGGCTGGCGGTTCGCAATATCCTTACGAGTTGGTGAAGGGCGCCGGGGTGGATCTGGCTTCCCCGGCGCCGTATCAGGCCGTGGTCAAACGCATGAATGCGATCATGGATGAGATGGAGACGATTCTGGCGCGCCGCGCCAAGAAGTAA
- a CDS encoding response regulator transcription factor, with product MEQERPHIILIDDHKLVAQALSHVLSSEYRVTLAANQREMRLAMRQTRFAVALLDLFLANEGDGLSLLPELLNHNIKVLVFADASDKAAIRASITMGAHGYVDKAGELHQLRAALKAVMQDHLAFPQELLSAALREPRNIVPQLSEREVRLLDMMLAEPMPSNEDMAKRLFISIGRVKNCLTDLYAKFNVQSRHALVAEARRRGYFIGMHPARMAGGGRRRKL from the coding sequence ATGGAGCAAGAACGGCCACATATCATTCTGATCGACGATCATAAATTAGTCGCGCAGGCGCTTTCACATGTGTTAAGCAGTGAATATCGCGTCACCCTCGCCGCCAACCAGCGCGAAATGCGCCTGGCCATGCGCCAAACCCGTTTTGCAGTGGCCTTGCTGGACTTATTTTTAGCCAATGAAGGCGATGGTTTAAGCTTGCTGCCGGAATTGCTCAATCACAATATCAAAGTGCTGGTATTTGCCGACGCCAGCGACAAAGCCGCGATCCGCGCCAGCATCACCATGGGCGCGCATGGATATGTGGATAAAGCCGGCGAACTGCATCAGCTGCGCGCCGCGCTCAAGGCAGTCATGCAAGATCATCTGGCGTTTCCACAGGAATTGTTATCCGCCGCCTTGCGCGAGCCGCGCAATATAGTGCCGCAACTCAGTGAACGCGAGGTGCGCCTGCTGGACATGATGCTGGCCGAACCGATGCCATCCAACGAAGACATGGCCAAGCGCTTATTCATTTCCATCGGACGGGTGAAAAATTGCTTAACCGATCTGTACGCCAAGTTCAACGTTCAAAGTCGGCATGCGCTGGTGGCGGAAGCGCGGCGGCGCGGTTATTTTATCGGCATGCATCCGGCGCGCATGGCCGGCGGCGGGCGTCGCCGCAAACTTTGA